From Alcaligenes faecalis, the proteins below share one genomic window:
- the lldD gene encoding FMN-dependent L-lactate dehydrogenase LldD produces the protein MIISSSTDYRRAAQKRLPPFLFHYIDGGAYAEHTLRRNVDDLANVALRQRVLKDMSQLDTSIELFGEKLSIPVALSPVGLTGMYARRGEVQAAQAADAHGIPFTMSSVSVCPIEEVAPRLKRPMWFQLYVLKDRGFMRNALERAQAAGCSALVFTVDMPVPGARYRDAHSGMSGPNAALRRYAQAVMHPRWAWDVGLLGRPHDLGNISRYLGKPTGLEDYMGYLGANFDPSISWKDLEWIREFWKGPMLIKGILDPDDARDAVRFGADGIIVSNHGGRQLDGVLSSARALPAIADAVKGQIKILADSGIRSGLDVVRMIALGADAAMLGRAYIYALAAAGQSGVDHLLDLIEKEIRVAMTLTSVSSISQITSDLLVQES, from the coding sequence ATGATTATTTCCTCCTCGACCGACTACCGGCGTGCCGCCCAAAAACGACTGCCTCCTTTCCTGTTCCACTACATTGACGGTGGTGCCTATGCCGAGCACACCCTGCGCCGCAATGTGGATGATCTGGCCAATGTCGCCCTGCGCCAGCGAGTGCTGAAAGACATGAGCCAGCTGGACACCAGCATTGAACTGTTTGGTGAAAAGCTGTCCATTCCGGTGGCCCTGTCCCCGGTAGGCCTGACCGGCATGTACGCGCGTCGAGGTGAAGTTCAGGCGGCTCAGGCGGCGGATGCGCACGGCATTCCCTTCACCATGTCCAGCGTGTCGGTCTGCCCGATCGAGGAAGTGGCCCCGCGCCTGAAACGGCCCATGTGGTTTCAGCTGTATGTGCTCAAAGACCGTGGTTTCATGCGCAACGCACTGGAACGTGCGCAAGCCGCTGGCTGCAGCGCCCTGGTCTTTACGGTGGACATGCCCGTACCCGGCGCGCGTTACCGTGATGCCCATTCCGGCATGAGCGGCCCCAACGCCGCCCTGCGCCGCTATGCCCAGGCTGTCATGCACCCGCGCTGGGCCTGGGATGTCGGTCTGCTGGGCCGTCCGCATGATCTGGGCAATATCTCGCGCTACCTGGGCAAGCCAACCGGCCTGGAAGACTATATGGGCTATCTGGGCGCGAACTTTGACCCCTCCATTTCCTGGAAAGATCTGGAGTGGATACGCGAGTTCTGGAAAGGCCCCATGCTGATCAAAGGCATTCTGGACCCCGATGACGCGCGCGATGCCGTGCGCTTTGGTGCCGATGGCATCATCGTCTCCAACCACGGTGGCCGCCAGCTGGATGGCGTCCTGTCCTCGGCCCGTGCCCTGCCCGCCATTGCCGATGCCGTCAAAGGCCAGATCAAGATTCTGGCGGACTCCGGTATCCGCAGCGGCCTGGACGTGGTGCGCATGATTGCCCTGGGTGCCGACGCTGCCATGCTGGGCCGCGCCTACATTTATGCACTGGCCGCCGCCGGACAGTCTGGCGTGGACCACCTGCTGGACCTGATTGAAAAAGAAATTCGGGTCGCCATGACGCTGACCAGCGTCAGCAGTATTTCCCAGATCACCTCTGACCTGCTTGTACAGGAGTCTTGA
- a CDS encoding TetR/AcrR family transcriptional regulator produces MTAAKPRPREELLLRLVNALADQPRASMGQLAGLVGLSRATLCRYFPSRETMMTEIFQEGVISAEQAIERARLCEGPPQEALQRLIQELLPIVELYMYVERQLQVEEDSTARTEAVRQALIQQFQHWQEIGALRRDLSASWLCESLFALLSKAARLIRAGRLARHDAPHNVFSLLWGGIVHP; encoded by the coding sequence ATGACTGCAGCAAAACCTCGGCCACGCGAGGAATTGCTATTGCGACTTGTCAATGCGCTGGCGGATCAGCCACGCGCCTCCATGGGACAACTGGCCGGTTTGGTGGGCTTGAGTCGTGCAACCTTGTGCCGCTACTTTCCTTCCCGTGAAACCATGATGACGGAGATCTTCCAGGAGGGGGTTATCAGTGCCGAGCAGGCCATCGAGCGTGCCCGCCTGTGCGAGGGGCCGCCGCAAGAAGCCCTTCAGCGCCTCATACAGGAACTGCTACCCATTGTGGAGCTGTACATGTACGTGGAGCGCCAGTTGCAGGTAGAAGAAGACTCTACGGCCCGTACTGAAGCGGTGCGACAGGCTTTGATTCAGCAGTTTCAGCATTGGCAGGAAATTGGGGCCTTGCGCCGGGATTTGTCGGCCAGTTGGTTGTGTGAGTCCTTGTTTGCCTTGTTGAGCAAGGCCGCCCGATTGATACGGGCAGGCCGCCTGGCCCGCCATGATGCACCCCATAATGTGTTTTCCTTGCTGTGGGGCGGGATCGTTCATCCTTGA
- the lldP gene encoding L-lactate permease, which yields MQQAWLQQYDPTGNIWLSALIALIPIIFFFLALTKLRMKGYLAGTITVLLALGVALFFYRMPVSAALASVVYGFFYGLWPIAWIIVAAVFLYKISVKTGQFDVIRASILSVTPDQRLQLILVGFCFGAFLEGAAGFGAPVAITAALLAGLGFRPLYAAGLCLIANTAPVAFGAMGIPIIVAGQVSGIDPFEIGQMAGRQLPFMTIIVLFWLMAIMDGWRGIKETWPAVLVGGGSFALVQFLTANYIGPELPDITSALVSLVVLTLFLKVWQPKRIFRFETQEGTPAQDKTAEQAPAALTTGRILKAWSPFIILTAMVTIWSVQPFKVLFAANGPLASTIVNIPVPFLHNLVEKAPPVVASATPYGAVYAFNWLSATGTAILIAALLTIIFLRMKPAKAVETLGETFKELAVPIYSIGMVLAFAFIANYSGLSATLALALAHTGKAFTFFSPFLGWIGVFLTGSDTSANALFAALQATTAQQLGLPEVLMVAANTTGGVTGKMISPQSIAIACAAVGLAGKESDLFRFTVKHSLIFAVMIGLLTTLQAYVLPWMIP from the coding sequence ATGCAACAAGCGTGGCTGCAGCAATACGATCCCACCGGCAATATCTGGCTGTCGGCACTGATCGCCCTCATTCCGATCATCTTTTTTTTCCTGGCCCTGACCAAGTTGCGCATGAAGGGCTATCTGGCTGGCACGATTACGGTGCTGCTGGCTCTGGGCGTTGCCCTGTTCTTCTATCGCATGCCGGTTTCCGCGGCGCTGGCCTCGGTTGTATATGGCTTTTTCTATGGTCTGTGGCCCATTGCCTGGATCATTGTGGCGGCCGTTTTTCTGTACAAGATCTCGGTCAAGACAGGTCAGTTCGACGTTATTCGCGCCTCTATCCTGTCCGTCACGCCTGACCAGCGCCTGCAGCTGATTCTGGTTGGTTTCTGCTTTGGTGCCTTCCTGGAAGGGGCGGCCGGTTTTGGCGCACCCGTCGCAATTACCGCTGCCTTGCTGGCTGGTCTGGGTTTCCGTCCCTTGTACGCTGCCGGTCTGTGCCTGATTGCAAACACGGCGCCGGTTGCTTTCGGTGCCATGGGTATTCCTATCATTGTGGCCGGTCAAGTATCGGGTATTGATCCCTTTGAAATCGGCCAGATGGCCGGTCGCCAACTGCCCTTCATGACCATCATCGTGCTGTTCTGGCTGATGGCCATCATGGACGGCTGGCGCGGTATCAAGGAAACCTGGCCTGCAGTTCTGGTCGGCGGTGGTTCCTTCGCCCTGGTTCAGTTCCTGACCGCGAACTATATTGGCCCCGAACTGCCGGACATTACCTCGGCCCTGGTTTCCCTGGTGGTGCTGACCCTGTTCCTGAAAGTATGGCAGCCCAAGCGCATCTTCCGCTTTGAGACACAAGAGGGTACGCCCGCCCAGGACAAGACTGCCGAACAGGCCCCCGCAGCACTGACCACAGGCCGCATCCTCAAAGCCTGGTCGCCCTTCATCATCCTGACCGCCATGGTCACGATCTGGAGTGTGCAGCCCTTCAAAGTGCTGTTTGCTGCCAATGGCCCGTTGGCTTCGACCATCGTGAACATTCCCGTGCCCTTCCTGCACAATCTGGTCGAAAAAGCGCCACCCGTGGTCGCCTCGGCCACGCCCTATGGCGCGGTCTACGCCTTTAACTGGCTGTCAGCTACCGGCACTGCCATTCTGATTGCCGCCTTGCTCACGATTATCTTCTTGCGCATGAAGCCCGCAAAAGCCGTCGAGACCCTGGGTGAAACCTTCAAGGAACTGGCTGTCCCTATCTATTCGATCGGTATGGTGCTGGCCTTTGCCTTTATCGCCAACTACTCTGGCCTGTCCGCCACCTTGGCGCTGGCCCTGGCCCACACCGGCAAAGCCTTCACTTTCTTCTCACCGTTCCTGGGCTGGATTGGTGTGTTCCTGACCGGTTCCGACACGTCTGCCAACGCCCTGTTCGCTGCTTTGCAAGCCACGACCGCCCAGCAGTTGGGTCTGCCTGAGGTGCTGATGGTGGCGGCCAATACCACCGGTGGCGTCACCGGCAAGATGATCTCGCCCCAATCCATTGCCATTGCTTGCGCGGCAGTGGGGCTGGCTGGCAAAGAGTCCGATCTGTTCCGCTTTACCGTGAAGCACAGCCTGATCTTTGCCGTCATGATCGGCCTGCTGACTACCCTGCAAGCCTATGTGTTACCTTGGATGATCCCCTAA
- the lldR gene encoding transcriptional regulator LldR, whose amino-acid sequence MRLSDHVAQQLLALIQSSDYQAGQRLPAERTLAAQLNVSRASLREAIQQLTSQGILRSQVGSGTYLTSQTPQWTQRSVDPLAALMLSDPQYRYDVLEARIALESSTTWHAALRASPDDKDKILQCFEQMIRYQQSGDTEQSARADAQFHLAVAEASHNLVLVQVMRGLFDLVLSSVTQNRDIIMFVHDSPETITHLTAQHEALVKAIIDGDAARARSVVNEHLGYVRNTLLQADEDLARRERAARLQILPSTLTDSALP is encoded by the coding sequence ATGCGCCTCTCTGATCATGTCGCCCAACAACTGCTGGCGCTGATTCAATCCAGCGACTACCAGGCCGGGCAACGTCTGCCTGCCGAACGCACCTTGGCCGCACAATTGAATGTGTCTCGCGCCTCGCTGCGTGAAGCCATTCAGCAACTGACCAGCCAGGGTATTTTGCGCAGTCAGGTCGGCTCGGGCACATACCTGACCTCTCAGACTCCCCAATGGACTCAGCGCTCTGTTGATCCCTTGGCCGCACTGATGCTATCCGATCCCCAGTACCGCTACGATGTTCTGGAAGCGCGCATTGCTCTGGAGAGCAGCACCACCTGGCACGCCGCCCTGCGCGCCTCGCCCGACGACAAAGACAAGATTCTGCAGTGCTTCGAGCAAATGATTCGCTACCAGCAAAGTGGCGATACCGAGCAATCCGCCCGTGCCGATGCCCAGTTTCACCTGGCCGTTGCCGAGGCCTCTCATAACCTGGTGCTGGTTCAGGTCATGCGAGGACTGTTCGACCTGGTGCTCAGCAGCGTGACCCAGAACCGGGACATCATCATGTTTGTGCACGACTCGCCGGAAACCATCACGCATCTGACTGCGCAGCACGAGGCCCTGGTCAAAGCCATTATTGATGGCGATGCTGCCCGTGCCCGCAGCGTCGTGAACGAGCACCTTGGTTACGTACGCAACACCCTTCTTCAGGCCGACGAAGATCTTGCTCGCCGCGAACGTGCCGCGCGCTTGCAGATACTGCCCTCGACCTTAACGGACTCCGCCCTGCCATGA
- the dld gene encoding D-lactate dehydrogenase, with amino-acid sequence MSVSTSAADLLQQLRSIVGNPHVLTDDRSTRRYRKGHRTGEGKVLAVVRPGTLLEQWRSLQAAVAADCIVIMQAANTGLTGGSTPDGDDYDRDIVLMNTMRLQGIQVINDGEQVVCLPGATLDRLEQTLAPLEREPHSVIGSSCIGASVLGGVCNNSGGALVRRGPAYTELTLYAQVLDDGTLQLVNHLGINLGDTPEEILSRLEQGKYSVADIVNDPERKASDPRYAEDVRDVDAQTPARFNADPSRLYEASGSAGKLCIFAVRLDTFPKEASTVFYIGTNDPDELTAVRRHLLTDLPRLPIAGEYIHRTAYDIGEQYGKDTFLLIDRFGTAKVPSAFAMKSRVDGFFERFGWRGVTDRVIQAIMNRLPSHLPPRMREWRDRFEHHLLLRVSNDTAQATREFLSQQFEGSQQGAYFECDAEEGRKAFLHRFAIAGAAIRYREAHPDSVEDIVALDIALRRNDKEWVEQLPDDMEKDIVHKLYYGHFLCHVFHQDYIVKKGVVPLDMEHRMWKLLDERRAEYPAEHNVGHLYIAKPALAGFYRELDPTNTFNPGIGHTSRRKWWSVCCGGKHD; translated from the coding sequence ATGTCAGTTTCCACCAGCGCTGCGGATTTGTTGCAGCAACTGCGCTCGATTGTCGGCAACCCTCATGTCCTGACGGACGACCGCAGCACGCGTCGTTACCGCAAGGGCCACCGTACGGGTGAAGGCAAGGTGCTGGCCGTCGTACGGCCCGGAACGCTGCTGGAACAATGGCGCAGCCTGCAAGCCGCTGTCGCTGCCGATTGCATCGTGATCATGCAAGCCGCCAACACCGGCCTGACGGGTGGCTCCACCCCCGACGGTGACGACTACGACCGTGACATCGTGCTGATGAACACCATGCGTCTGCAAGGCATACAGGTCATCAACGATGGCGAGCAGGTTGTCTGCCTGCCCGGTGCCACGCTGGACCGTCTGGAACAGACCCTGGCCCCGCTGGAGCGTGAACCCCATTCGGTAATTGGCTCCTCGTGTATCGGCGCGTCTGTGCTGGGCGGTGTCTGCAACAACTCCGGCGGTGCACTGGTGCGACGCGGCCCGGCCTACACGGAATTGACGCTGTACGCGCAAGTGCTGGACGATGGCACCCTGCAACTGGTCAATCACCTGGGCATCAATCTGGGGGATACCCCCGAAGAAATTCTGAGCCGCCTGGAGCAAGGCAAGTACAGTGTGGCGGATATCGTCAACGACCCGGAACGCAAGGCCAGCGACCCGCGCTACGCCGAAGATGTGCGCGACGTGGATGCCCAGACCCCGGCCCGTTTCAATGCCGACCCTTCACGCCTGTATGAAGCCTCCGGCTCGGCAGGCAAGCTGTGCATTTTTGCCGTGCGTCTGGATACCTTCCCCAAAGAAGCCAGTACCGTTTTCTACATCGGCACCAATGACCCGGATGAGCTGACTGCCGTGCGCCGCCACCTGCTGACGGATCTGCCCCGCCTGCCGATTGCGGGTGAGTACATCCACCGTACCGCCTACGATATTGGCGAGCAGTACGGCAAAGACACCTTCTTGCTGATCGACCGTTTTGGTACGGCTAAAGTGCCGTCCGCCTTTGCAATGAAAAGCCGTGTCGATGGCTTTTTTGAACGCTTTGGCTGGCGTGGCGTCACCGATCGCGTCATCCAGGCAATCATGAACCGCCTGCCCAGTCACCTGCCGCCGCGTATGCGTGAATGGCGTGACCGTTTCGAGCACCACCTGTTGCTGCGTGTCTCCAACGACACCGCCCAGGCCACGCGCGAATTTCTAAGTCAGCAATTTGAAGGCAGCCAGCAAGGGGCCTATTTCGAGTGCGATGCCGAAGAAGGCCGCAAAGCCTTTCTGCACCGCTTTGCCATTGCTGGTGCCGCCATCCGCTACCGCGAGGCCCACCCCGACAGCGTGGAAGATATTGTGGCTCTGGACATTGCCTTGCGCCGCAACGACAAGGAATGGGTGGAGCAACTGCCGGACGATATGGAAAAAGACATCGTCCACAAGCTCTACTACGGCCACTTCCTGTGCCACGTGTTCCACCAGGACTACATCGTCAAAAAAGGCGTGGTTCCTCTGGATATGGAACACCGCATGTGGAAGCTGCTGGATGAACGCCGTGCCGAGTACCCGGCCGAGCACAATGTAGGCCACCTGTATATCGCCAAACCTGCCCTGGCCGGTTTTTACCGCGAGCTGGACCCGACCAACACCTTCAACCCTGGTATCGGCCACACTTCGCGCCGCAAATGGTGGAGTGTGTGCTGCGGCGGCAAGCACGACTAA
- the kynU gene encoding kynureninase, which translates to MITLQQCEQWDQADELAAFKAKFDLPPNTIYLDGNSLGAMPRHAMERAQEVIGQEWRTDLINSWNKAGWWTLPVRLGDQMSPLIGAGQGETIVSDSTSVNLFKVLAAAVNLQKERHPQKKVILAERDSFPTDLYIIEGFNAFFGKDYRLELIDDPADLQTAVNDETAVVVLSHVNYRTGYLHDMQATNRLVHGHNGLVIWDLCHSVGALPIELKDSGSDFAIGCTYKYLNAGPGAPALLWVNPELMGQISQPLSGWWGHKHPFAMSPSYEAANGIERFLCGTQPIVSLSLVACGVDVFLQTDLQAVRRKSLALTDLFISLVEQECAEFGLRLVTPRDHHYRGSHVSFAHEQGYAAIQALIARGVIGDYREPEVMRFGITPLYLSFVDIWQAVQHIKAVFANKEWDKPAYKTRSKVT; encoded by the coding sequence ATGATTACCTTGCAGCAATGCGAGCAGTGGGATCAGGCCGATGAACTGGCTGCCTTCAAAGCCAAGTTCGACCTGCCACCCAATACGATTTATCTGGACGGAAACTCCTTGGGCGCCATGCCCCGGCACGCCATGGAGCGCGCCCAGGAAGTGATTGGCCAGGAATGGCGCACCGACCTGATCAATAGCTGGAACAAAGCAGGCTGGTGGACCTTGCCCGTGCGTCTGGGCGACCAGATGTCGCCGTTGATTGGTGCCGGCCAAGGCGAAACCATCGTCAGCGACAGCACCTCCGTGAACCTGTTCAAGGTGCTGGCCGCGGCCGTCAATTTGCAAAAAGAGCGCCATCCGCAAAAGAAAGTGATTCTGGCCGAGCGCGATTCTTTCCCTACGGATCTGTACATCATTGAAGGGTTTAACGCCTTCTTCGGTAAAGACTATAGGCTGGAGCTGATTGATGATCCGGCTGACCTGCAAACCGCGGTCAACGATGAAACGGCTGTGGTCGTGTTGTCCCATGTGAACTATCGCACAGGTTACTTGCACGATATGCAGGCGACCAACCGTCTGGTGCACGGGCACAATGGCCTGGTGATCTGGGATTTGTGCCATTCGGTGGGTGCCTTGCCTATCGAACTGAAAGACAGCGGTTCGGACTTTGCGATTGGCTGCACCTACAAGTACCTGAATGCCGGTCCGGGCGCACCGGCCTTGCTGTGGGTGAATCCTGAACTGATGGGCCAGATCAGCCAGCCTCTGTCAGGCTGGTGGGGGCACAAGCACCCCTTTGCCATGAGCCCGTCGTACGAAGCGGCCAATGGTATTGAGCGCTTTTTGTGCGGTACCCAACCCATTGTTTCCTTGAGCCTGGTTGCTTGCGGTGTGGACGTGTTCCTGCAAACCGATTTGCAGGCCGTGCGACGTAAATCCCTGGCCCTGACGGACCTGTTCATTAGCTTGGTGGAGCAGGAATGTGCAGAGTTTGGCCTGCGTCTGGTGACTCCGCGTGATCACCACTACCGTGGCAGCCATGTCAGCTTTGCGCACGAGCAAGGTTATGCAGCTATCCAGGCCCTGATTGCCCGTGGGGTGATTGGCGACTACCGCGAACCTGAAGTCATGCGCTTTGGTATTACGCCCTTGTACCTGTCGTTTGTGGATATCTGGCAGGCTGTGCAGCATATCAAGGCCGTGTTTGCGAATAAGGAATGGGACAAGCCGGCTTACAAAACACGCTCCAAGGTGACTTGA
- a CDS encoding Lrp/AsnC family transcriptional regulator — MRLDETDLKILRLLQDNGRLSNQELADLVALSPSSCHRRVKILEQEGLIENYSANLSASKLGFAIEAFVEVNIAQLNESEHQYLSKALATMDEVLHAYIVTGQANYMLHIRTRNFETFSNFVIHKLNTLRGVTKIHSQIVLSCIKAKGQRLPV; from the coding sequence ATGAGACTAGACGAGACAGACCTGAAAATCCTGCGCCTTTTGCAGGACAACGGCAGGCTCAGCAACCAGGAACTGGCTGACCTGGTGGCCCTTTCCCCCTCCTCCTGCCACCGACGGGTAAAAATTCTGGAGCAGGAAGGGCTGATCGAAAACTACAGCGCCAACTTGAGCGCCAGCAAGCTGGGCTTTGCCATTGAAGCCTTTGTGGAAGTGAATATTGCGCAGCTCAACGAGAGCGAACATCAGTACCTGAGCAAGGCGCTGGCCACCATGGATGAGGTGCTGCATGCCTACATCGTGACCGGGCAGGCCAACTACATGCTGCACATACGCACGCGCAACTTCGAGACCTTCTCCAACTTCGTGATTCACAAGCTCAACACGCTGCGCGGCGTGACCAAAATCCATTCGCAGATTGTGCTGTCCTGTATCAAGGCCAAGGGGCAACGCTTGCCTGTGTAA
- a CDS encoding GntR family transcriptional regulator, whose product MSTKPLYEQLADKLTRYIRDGRLKPGDRLPTEAELGEMFGVSRITVRQGLAILTRNGLIERFASRGTFVLERKNTGSWELGSINDLVQLGKDTTTKIASWSLVPPPAEIAEFFASDEPVYKLQAVRYKSAVPLYFAENYLLRSIGERIPAEALETRTMVEMLTSVLNVPIKHAQEEISMADASAEMAKQLWIKENQAVIVQRIDLFDTDDRPVQSGKGWWRSEHFKRRFKLNYV is encoded by the coding sequence ATGAGTACAAAGCCGCTTTATGAACAGCTTGCCGACAAGCTGACCCGCTACATTCGGGATGGACGTCTGAAACCGGGGGATCGATTGCCTACCGAAGCGGAATTGGGCGAGATGTTTGGTGTTAGCCGAATTACGGTGCGTCAGGGGCTGGCGATTCTGACGCGTAACGGCTTGATTGAACGCTTTGCCAGCCGGGGCACCTTTGTGCTGGAGCGCAAGAATACCGGCTCGTGGGAGCTGGGTTCCATCAATGATCTGGTGCAGCTGGGCAAAGACACCACCACCAAGATTGCCAGCTGGTCTTTGGTGCCACCACCTGCCGAGATTGCCGAGTTCTTTGCGTCCGATGAGCCGGTCTACAAGCTGCAAGCGGTGCGCTACAAATCAGCTGTCCCGCTTTATTTTGCAGAGAACTACTTGTTGCGCTCTATCGGCGAACGCATTCCGGCAGAGGCTCTGGAAACGCGCACCATGGTGGAGATGCTGACGTCCGTGCTGAATGTACCCATCAAGCATGCGCAAGAAGAGATCAGCATGGCTGACGCTTCGGCGGAGATGGCCAAGCAGCTGTGGATCAAGGAAAACCAGGCCGTGATCGTGCAGCGTATCGACTTGTTCGATACCGATGACAGGCCGGTGCAAAGCGGCAAGGGCTGGTGGCGCAGTGAGCATTTCAAGCGACGCTTCAAACTGAACTACGTCTAA
- a CDS encoding TetR/AcrR family transcriptional regulator: protein MQTPQASAPRGRPPTITRARIADAGIQIGLPNITFVGVAAALGVSQMALYKHVGNLEGLKQLVAEEIFSRWQVPRATTPVQGSLEDYLQLFSAATQAFVKANPGITPYVIRRLVATPSMLDKIREHQEHIAQAYGVSFERSRYLMGTVAFHCLAVADTVYAVAGREPRAAVERVVEEIEMESILQLGMTALIQGALAMNEQEISAGVSTQFLDTSALPMARLHEFPLTLEQATQWLDDMETLIKAEKEFVLVYENLPDPSTPGDPEGRKKAVLWLKAHREGFGRYCRGMVMMCEDPAQLPVLQEMVGPLEKVYRVPGGVASSPEELRTFIQKWVSPEQ, encoded by the coding sequence ATGCAAACCCCTCAGGCGTCCGCGCCACGTGGACGTCCTCCCACCATTACCCGAGCACGGATTGCGGATGCCGGCATTCAGATCGGCCTGCCCAATATCACCTTCGTGGGGGTGGCTGCTGCCTTGGGTGTCAGCCAGATGGCGCTATACAAGCATGTGGGCAATCTGGAAGGGCTGAAACAACTGGTGGCTGAAGAGATCTTCAGCCGCTGGCAAGTGCCGCGGGCGACAACCCCGGTTCAAGGCAGCCTGGAGGATTACTTGCAGCTGTTCAGTGCTGCAACACAAGCCTTTGTGAAAGCCAATCCGGGCATCACGCCTTATGTGATACGCAGGCTGGTGGCGACCCCTTCCATGCTGGACAAGATTCGGGAGCATCAAGAGCACATCGCCCAGGCGTATGGCGTGTCGTTTGAGCGCTCGCGTTACTTGATGGGCACGGTAGCCTTTCACTGTCTGGCCGTTGCCGATACCGTGTATGCCGTCGCAGGCCGTGAGCCACGCGCGGCGGTGGAGCGGGTCGTGGAAGAGATCGAGATGGAAAGCATATTGCAATTGGGCATGACAGCCCTTATTCAAGGAGCTTTAGCAATGAACGAGCAAGAGATTTCTGCCGGCGTTTCCACTCAGTTTTTAGATACTTCCGCTTTGCCCATGGCACGGCTTCACGAGTTTCCCTTGACCCTGGAACAGGCCACGCAGTGGCTGGACGATATGGAAACCCTGATCAAGGCAGAAAAGGAATTCGTACTGGTTTACGAAAACCTGCCTGATCCTTCTACCCCCGGCGATCCGGAAGGGCGCAAGAAAGCGGTGCTGTGGTTGAAAGCGCATCGTGAAGGCTTTGGCCGTTATTGTCGTGGCATGGTGATGATGTGCGAAGATCCTGCGCAACTGCCTGTCTTGCAGGAGATGGTGGGGCCTTTGGAAAAAGTCTATCGCGTACCGGGTGGCGTGGCGTCCAGTCCGGAGGAACTGCGCACATTTATTCAGAAATGGGTGTCGCCTGAGCAATAA
- a CDS encoding amino acid permease: protein MSRFEQIQSREAGLHKKLSARQMSMIAIGGAIGTGLFLGSKFAIGFAGPGVVLSYVIGGFIALVLMGCLAEMTVEHPTSGSFGAYAEFYIHPLAGFLVRYSYWACIVLAVGTEVTAVADYMKFWFPDVSPWIWIAFFSAVLIAVNAYSVKAFGSVEYWFALIKVFAIIAFIVLAIGMLTGYYKPAQVQENLFGQGGFMPNGWYGVWVGVIISIFSYLSIEMIAVAAGEAENPEQAVRQAFKATIWRLIIFYLLSLSLIVMLVPWQVLVAEGTTSPFITVMQAVGIPYADSILNFIVIIAALSAMNSMLYISTRMMFSLSRAGDAPAALGKVARNGVPLNALALSASGVAVAAVVYAYNPETAFPVMIALSMFGALFTWGMIFLTHLFFRRRVAQEGVQLRFRMPAYPIGTLLGLIGIVAILVTTWFINIFHYTLLFGVPFLLALVVIYFVRGRKAA, encoded by the coding sequence ATGAGCCGATTTGAGCAAATTCAATCGCGCGAAGCCGGGCTGCATAAAAAACTGAGTGCCCGCCAAATGAGCATGATTGCGATCGGGGGCGCCATCGGTACCGGCTTGTTCCTGGGCAGCAAATTTGCCATTGGTTTTGCCGGTCCCGGTGTTGTACTGAGTTATGTGATTGGCGGCTTTATTGCTCTGGTCCTGATGGGCTGCCTGGCCGAGATGACGGTGGAACACCCCACATCAGGCTCCTTCGGGGCCTATGCAGAGTTCTATATCCATCCGCTGGCCGGGTTCCTGGTGCGCTACAGCTATTGGGCCTGCATTGTCCTGGCCGTGGGCACCGAGGTGACGGCGGTGGCGGACTATATGAAGTTCTGGTTCCCGGACGTCTCGCCCTGGATCTGGATCGCCTTTTTCTCGGCCGTGCTGATTGCGGTCAATGCTTACAGCGTCAAGGCGTTCGGCTCGGTGGAGTATTGGTTTGCCTTGATCAAGGTGTTCGCCATCATCGCGTTCATCGTGCTGGCTATCGGTATGTTGACGGGCTATTACAAGCCGGCGCAGGTGCAGGAAAACCTGTTCGGCCAGGGCGGCTTCATGCCCAATGGCTGGTATGGGGTGTGGGTAGGGGTGATCATTTCCATCTTCAGTTATCTGAGTATCGAGATGATTGCGGTGGCGGCGGGCGAGGCTGAAAACCCCGAGCAGGCCGTGCGTCAGGCCTTCAAGGCCACCATCTGGCGCTTGATCATTTTCTACCTGCTGTCCTTGTCCCTGATCGTGATGCTGGTGCCTTGGCAGGTGCTGGTTGCGGAAGGCACAACCAGTCCTTTCATTACCGTGATGCAGGCTGTGGGTATTCCTTACGCAGACAGCATCTTGAACTTCATCGTGATCATTGCGGCCCTGTCGGCCATGAACAGCATGCTCTACATTTCGACCCGCATGATGTTCAGCTTGTCGCGTGCCGGTGATGCGCCTGCGGCGCTGGGTAAAGTAGCTCGCAATGGTGTGCCCTTGAATGCCCTGGCCTTGTCGGCCAGCGGTGTGGCCGTGGCCGCGGTGGTGTATGCCTACAATCCGGAAACCGCCTTTCCGGTGATGATTGCCTTGTCCATGTTTGGTGCCTTGTTTACATGGGGCATGATTTTCCTGACCCATTTGTTCTTCCGCCGCCGCGTGGCTCAGGAAGGTGTGCAACTGCGCTTTCGCATGCCTGCCTATCCGATTGGCACCTTGTTGGGCCTGATCGGAATTGTGGCGATTTTGGTGACGACCTGGTTCATCAATATCTTCCATTACACCTTGCTGTTTGGTGTGCCGTTCCTGCTGGCCTTGGTGGTGATTTATTTTGTACGAGGACGCAAAGCAGCCTGA